The proteins below come from a single Lepidochelys kempii isolate rLepKem1 chromosome 20, rLepKem1.hap2, whole genome shotgun sequence genomic window:
- the LOC140900668 gene encoding solute carrier family 26 member 10-like, producing the protein MFVVQLGFLATYLSEPIIKAFTNGAALHVLVSQLPSLLGLPLPRCTGSFTIFKTLASVAQALPRTNMTELLISALCLALLVPIKEINTRFRSKLRTPIPGEIVVVLAATGVCFASSLDTRYDVQVVGHLPAGFPQPRLPALQLLPQVLGDTVAVAFVAYAVSVSLAMIYAEKHGYTINPNQELLAHGVSNLVSSLFTCFPSSATLATTNILESAGGHTQLAGFFSGAVVLMVLMWLGPLFHYLPKAVLACINVTSLRQMVLQFWDLPELWRISRIDFAVWVVTWLAVVVLNVDVGLAVGVVFSMMTVLYRTQRAECMVLGKAANTEIYRPVQRYSKCFEIPGVTIVAYHAPIYYGNCGFFREALSRQLGLSRPEGSRGKKAVWALESGAKMSISTVETCVPSSVPDGRAGCPSSGTTGRTQAAILDCSGIAFVDSAGARLLIQMCMGCQKAGIRMNLAACNGEVLETLTSSGLGQHLSPQQVFVTVQDAIACITQTAEKVAEKNLAIWV; encoded by the exons ATGTTCGTGGTCCAGCTGGGCTTCCTGGCCACCTACCTCTCGGAGCCCATCATCAAGGCCTTCACCAACGGGGCTGCCCTGCATGTCTTGGTCTCCCAGCTGCCCAGCCTGCtgggcctgcccctgccccgctgcACGGGCTCCTTCACCATCTTCAAG ACACTGGCATCGGTGGCACAGGCTCTGCCCCGGACCAACATGACCGAGCTGCTCATTTCCGCCCTCTGCCTGGCCCTGCTGGTGCCCATCAAGGAGATCAACACCCGCTTCCGGAGCAAGCTGCGGACACCCATTCCGGGGGAGATCGTGGTG GTGCTGGCGGCCACCGGCGTCTGCTTTGCCTCCTCCCTGGACACACGCTATGACGTGCAGGTAGTCGGCCACCTGCCAGCTGG GTTCCCGCAGCCCCGGCTCCCGGCCCTGCAGTTGCTGCCTCAGGTGCTTGGGGACACTGTGGCGGTCGCTTTTGTGGCCTATGCTGTCTCTGTGTCGCTGGCCATGATCTATGCTGAGAAGCATGGCTACACCATCAACCCCAACCAG GAGCTGCTGGCCCATGGTGTTTCCAACCTGGTCTCCTCCCTCTTCACCTGCTTCCCGAGCTCAGCCACCCTGGCGACCACCAACATCCTGGAGAGTGCGGGGGGGCACACGCAG CTCGCGGGCTTCTTCTCCGGCGCGGTGGTGCTCATGGTCCTCATGTGGCTCGGACCCCTCTTCCACTACCTGCCCAAG GCTGTCCTGGCCTGTATCAACGTCACCAGCCTGCGCCAGATGGTCCTGCAGTTCTGGGACTTGCCCGAGCTCTGGAGGATCAGCCGGATTGACTTC GCTGTCTGGGTGGTCACCTGGCTGGCCGTGGTGGTGCTGAATGTGGATGTGGGCCTGGCCGTGGGGGTCGTGTTCTCCATGATGACTGTCCTCTACCGCACACAGAG GGCCGAGTGTATGGTGCTGGGCAAAGCGGCCAACACGGAAATCTACCGGCCTGTCCAACGTTACAGCAAG tgctttgagatccccggCGTGACGATCGTGGCTTACCACGCCCCCATCTACTATGGCAACTGCGGCTTCTTCCGTGAGGCGCTGAGCCGGCAGCTGGGCCTGAGCCGGCCAGAGGGCAGCCGGGGGAAGAAGGCGGTGTGGGCCTTGGAGAGTGGGGCCAAAATGAGCATCAGCACCGTG GAAACCTGTGTCCCCAGCTCTGTGCCCGATGGGAGAGCCGGGTGCCCCAGCTCAG GCACCACTGGCAGGACCCAGGCTGCGATCCTCGACTGCAGCGGGATTGCCTTCGTGGACTCTGCCGGGGCCCGGCTGCTCATTCAG ATGTGCATGGGGTGCCAGAAGGCTGGCATCCGCATGAACCTGGCAGCATGTAATG gtgAGGTCCTGGAGACGCTGACCAGCAGCGGCCTGGGGCAgcacctctccccacagcaggtGTTTGTGACAGTCCAGGACGCCATCGCGTGCATCACGCAAACCGCG GAAAAGGTGGCCGAGAAGAATCTGGCAATCTGGGTGTAG
- the B4GALNT1 gene encoding beta-1,4 N-acetylgalactosaminyltransferase 1 isoform X1, translated as MRLVQKSLCLLLVATASLALLYRHIWSPKAYSTVDLRNRPDRAPEQLLGEPLLGPSNKYAHIPFRLKEEILELLPQNSCSCEVVPGRKLPFPKQLFGQLFSLEFTAAFSPTELERIHSTREQEYQSDQHRTQSPADQLLIVRANSPLEYPAQGVEVRPLRTILIPGLSLQAASRKLYEVTLTATLGTFNVAAVVGGVKAQGEGETRLSLSSDQLDNLNRQLQFVTYTNTLFHPNTADTVQFATNGHQASFTIRIRHAPTPKLYNPGSPGEGGADYNITALVSIATKTFLRYDKLRALIASIRRFYPTVTIIIADDSQHPEPVGGPHIEQYFMPFGKGWFAGRNLAISQVTTKYVLWVDDDFIFTPRTRVEKLVDVLEKTSLDLVGGAVREITGFTTTYRQKISVQAGGEEGDCLQIRQGYYHLLEGFPGCVVTDGVVNFFLARTAKVLQVGFDPRLSRVAHLEFFIDGLGVLHVGSCADVVVDHASKIKLPWQKTESEKQYAKFRYPTSADSSVKRSLFYFKNHFKCMTGN; from the exons ATGCGTCTGGTGCAGAAGTCCCTGTGCTTGCTGCTGGTGGCCACGGCGTCCCTGGCCCTGCTGTACCGACACATCTGGTCGCCCAAGGCCTACAGCACGGTCGACCTGCGCAACCGGCCGGACCGAGCCCCCGAGCAGCTGCTGGGTGAGCCCTTGTTGGGCCCCTCCAACAAGTACGCCCACATCCCCTTCCGGCTCAAGGAGGAGATCCTCGA GCTGCTGCCCCAGAACTCGTGCTCGTGCGAGGTGGTGCCCGGCAGGAAGCTGCCCTTCCCCAAGCAGCTCTTCGGCCAGCTCTTCTCGCTGGAGTTCACCGCCGCCTTCAGCCCCACGGAGCTGGAGCGGATCCACAGCACCCGGGAGCAGGAGTACCAGAGCGACCAGCACCG GACCCAGTCTCCAGCTGACCAGCTGCTGATCGTCAGAGCCAACTCCCCGCTGGAGTACCCCGCCCAGGGCGTGGAGGTGCGCCCGCTCCGGACCATCCTCATCCCAG ggctcagcTTGCAGGCGGCCAGCAGGAAGCTGTATGAG GTGACCCTGACTGCCACCCTGGGCACCTTCAAcgtggcagcagtggtggggggggtgaaGGCACAGGGCGAGGGGGAGACGCGTCTCTCGCTGTCGAGCGACCAGCTGGACAACCTCAACCGCCAGCTGCAGTTCGTCACCTACACCAACACGCTCTTTCACCCCAACACCGCGGACACAg TGCAGTTTGCCACCAATGGGCACCAGGCGTCTTTCACCATCCGAATCCGCCACGCACCCACGCCCAAGCTCTATAATCCGGGCTCCCCGGGCGAAGGCGGAG cagaTTACAACATCACCGCCCTGGTCAGCATTGCGACCAAGACCTTCCTGCGGTACGACAAGCTGCGGGCGCTGATCGCCAGCATCCGCCGCTTCTACCCCACGGTGACCATCATCATCGCGGACGACAGCCAGCACCCCGAGCCCGTGGGCGGCCCCCACATTGAGCAGTACTTCATGCCCTTCGGCAAG ggctggtTCGCAGGGCGCAATCTGGCCATTTCCCAGGTCACCACCAAGTACGTGCTGTGGGTGGATGACGACTTCATTTTCACGCCCCGCACCAGGGTGGAGAAGCTGGTGGACGTGCTGGAGAAAACCAGCCTGGacctg GTGGGGGGCGCAGTGCGGGAGATCACGGGGTTCACCACCACCTACCGGCAGAAGATCAGCGTGCAGGCAGGGGGCGAGGAGGGTGACTGCCTGCAGATACGCCAGGGCTACTACCATCTCCTCGAGGGCTTCCCCGGCTGCGTGGTCACCGATGGCGTCGTCAACTTCTTCCTGGCCCGCACGGCCAAGGTGCTGCAGGTGGGGTTTGACCCCCGGCTCAGCCGTGTCGCCCACCTTG AGTTCTTCATCGACGGGCTGGGCGTGCTGCACGTGGGCTCGTGCGCCGACGTGGTGGTGGATCACGCCTCCAAGATCAAGCTGCCCTGGCAGAAGACGGAGAGCGAGAAGCAATACGCCAAGTTCCGCTACCCCACCTCGGCCGACAGCAGCGTCAAACGCAGCCTTTTCTACTTCAAAAACCACTTCAAGTGTATGACGGGCAACTAG
- the B4GALNT1 gene encoding beta-1,4 N-acetylgalactosaminyltransferase 1 isoform X4, protein MPFGKGWFAGRNLAISQVTTKYVLWVDDDFIFTPRTRVEKLVDVLEKTSLDLVGGAVREITGFTTTYRQKISVQAGGEEGDCLQIRQGYYHLLEGFPGCVVTDGVVNFFLARTAKVLQVGFDPRLSRVAHLEFFIDGLGVLHVGSCADVVVDHASKIKLPWQKTESEKQYAKFRYPTSADSSVKRSLFYFKNHFKCMTGN, encoded by the exons ATGCCCTTCGGCAAG ggctggtTCGCAGGGCGCAATCTGGCCATTTCCCAGGTCACCACCAAGTACGTGCTGTGGGTGGATGACGACTTCATTTTCACGCCCCGCACCAGGGTGGAGAAGCTGGTGGACGTGCTGGAGAAAACCAGCCTGGacctg GTGGGGGGCGCAGTGCGGGAGATCACGGGGTTCACCACCACCTACCGGCAGAAGATCAGCGTGCAGGCAGGGGGCGAGGAGGGTGACTGCCTGCAGATACGCCAGGGCTACTACCATCTCCTCGAGGGCTTCCCCGGCTGCGTGGTCACCGATGGCGTCGTCAACTTCTTCCTGGCCCGCACGGCCAAGGTGCTGCAGGTGGGGTTTGACCCCCGGCTCAGCCGTGTCGCCCACCTTG AGTTCTTCATCGACGGGCTGGGCGTGCTGCACGTGGGCTCGTGCGCCGACGTGGTGGTGGATCACGCCTCCAAGATCAAGCTGCCCTGGCAGAAGACGGAGAGCGAGAAGCAATACGCCAAGTTCCGCTACCCCACCTCGGCCGACAGCAGCGTCAAACGCAGCCTTTTCTACTTCAAAAACCACTTCAAGTGTATGACGGGCAACTAG
- the B4GALNT1 gene encoding beta-1,4 N-acetylgalactosaminyltransferase 1 isoform X2, which yields MRLVQKSLCLLLVATASLALLYRHIWSPKAYSTVDLRNRPDRAPEQLLGEPLLGPSNKYAHIPFRLKEEILELLPQNSCSCEVVPGRKLPFPKQLFGQLFSLEFTAAFSPTELERIHSTREQEYQSDQHRTQSPADQLLIVRANSPLEYPAQGVEVRPLRTILIPGLSLQAASRKLYEVTLTATLGTFNVAAVVGGVKAQGEGETRLSLSSDQLDNLNRQLQFVTYTNTLFHPNTADTVQFATNGHQASFTIRIRHAPTPKLYNPGSPGEGGDYNITALVSIATKTFLRYDKLRALIASIRRFYPTVTIIIADDSQHPEPVGGPHIEQYFMPFGKGWFAGRNLAISQVTTKYVLWVDDDFIFTPRTRVEKLVDVLEKTSLDLVGGAVREITGFTTTYRQKISVQAGGEEGDCLQIRQGYYHLLEGFPGCVVTDGVVNFFLARTAKVLQVGFDPRLSRVAHLEFFIDGLGVLHVGSCADVVVDHASKIKLPWQKTESEKQYAKFRYPTSADSSVKRSLFYFKNHFKCMTGN from the exons ATGCGTCTGGTGCAGAAGTCCCTGTGCTTGCTGCTGGTGGCCACGGCGTCCCTGGCCCTGCTGTACCGACACATCTGGTCGCCCAAGGCCTACAGCACGGTCGACCTGCGCAACCGGCCGGACCGAGCCCCCGAGCAGCTGCTGGGTGAGCCCTTGTTGGGCCCCTCCAACAAGTACGCCCACATCCCCTTCCGGCTCAAGGAGGAGATCCTCGA GCTGCTGCCCCAGAACTCGTGCTCGTGCGAGGTGGTGCCCGGCAGGAAGCTGCCCTTCCCCAAGCAGCTCTTCGGCCAGCTCTTCTCGCTGGAGTTCACCGCCGCCTTCAGCCCCACGGAGCTGGAGCGGATCCACAGCACCCGGGAGCAGGAGTACCAGAGCGACCAGCACCG GACCCAGTCTCCAGCTGACCAGCTGCTGATCGTCAGAGCCAACTCCCCGCTGGAGTACCCCGCCCAGGGCGTGGAGGTGCGCCCGCTCCGGACCATCCTCATCCCAG ggctcagcTTGCAGGCGGCCAGCAGGAAGCTGTATGAG GTGACCCTGACTGCCACCCTGGGCACCTTCAAcgtggcagcagtggtggggggggtgaaGGCACAGGGCGAGGGGGAGACGCGTCTCTCGCTGTCGAGCGACCAGCTGGACAACCTCAACCGCCAGCTGCAGTTCGTCACCTACACCAACACGCTCTTTCACCCCAACACCGCGGACACAg TGCAGTTTGCCACCAATGGGCACCAGGCGTCTTTCACCATCCGAATCCGCCACGCACCCACGCCCAAGCTCTATAATCCGGGCTCCCCGGGCGAAGGCGGAG aTTACAACATCACCGCCCTGGTCAGCATTGCGACCAAGACCTTCCTGCGGTACGACAAGCTGCGGGCGCTGATCGCCAGCATCCGCCGCTTCTACCCCACGGTGACCATCATCATCGCGGACGACAGCCAGCACCCCGAGCCCGTGGGCGGCCCCCACATTGAGCAGTACTTCATGCCCTTCGGCAAG ggctggtTCGCAGGGCGCAATCTGGCCATTTCCCAGGTCACCACCAAGTACGTGCTGTGGGTGGATGACGACTTCATTTTCACGCCCCGCACCAGGGTGGAGAAGCTGGTGGACGTGCTGGAGAAAACCAGCCTGGacctg GTGGGGGGCGCAGTGCGGGAGATCACGGGGTTCACCACCACCTACCGGCAGAAGATCAGCGTGCAGGCAGGGGGCGAGGAGGGTGACTGCCTGCAGATACGCCAGGGCTACTACCATCTCCTCGAGGGCTTCCCCGGCTGCGTGGTCACCGATGGCGTCGTCAACTTCTTCCTGGCCCGCACGGCCAAGGTGCTGCAGGTGGGGTTTGACCCCCGGCTCAGCCGTGTCGCCCACCTTG AGTTCTTCATCGACGGGCTGGGCGTGCTGCACGTGGGCTCGTGCGCCGACGTGGTGGTGGATCACGCCTCCAAGATCAAGCTGCCCTGGCAGAAGACGGAGAGCGAGAAGCAATACGCCAAGTTCCGCTACCCCACCTCGGCCGACAGCAGCGTCAAACGCAGCCTTTTCTACTTCAAAAACCACTTCAAGTGTATGACGGGCAACTAG
- the B4GALNT1 gene encoding beta-1,4 N-acetylgalactosaminyltransferase 1 isoform X3, giving the protein MRLVQKSLCLLLVATASLALLYRHIWSPKAYSTVDLRNRPDRAPEQLLGEPLLGPSNKLLPQNSCSCEVVPGRKLPFPKQLFGQLFSLEFTAAFSPTELERIHSTREQEYQSDQHRTQSPADQLLIVRANSPLEYPAQGVEVRPLRTILIPGLSLQAASRKLYEVTLTATLGTFNVAAVVGGVKAQGEGETRLSLSSDQLDNLNRQLQFVTYTNTLFHPNTADTVQFATNGHQASFTIRIRHAPTPKLYNPGSPGEGGADYNITALVSIATKTFLRYDKLRALIASIRRFYPTVTIIIADDSQHPEPVGGPHIEQYFMPFGKGWFAGRNLAISQVTTKYVLWVDDDFIFTPRTRVEKLVDVLEKTSLDLVGGAVREITGFTTTYRQKISVQAGGEEGDCLQIRQGYYHLLEGFPGCVVTDGVVNFFLARTAKVLQVGFDPRLSRVAHLEFFIDGLGVLHVGSCADVVVDHASKIKLPWQKTESEKQYAKFRYPTSADSSVKRSLFYFKNHFKCMTGN; this is encoded by the exons ATGCGTCTGGTGCAGAAGTCCCTGTGCTTGCTGCTGGTGGCCACGGCGTCCCTGGCCCTGCTGTACCGACACATCTGGTCGCCCAAGGCCTACAGCACGGTCGACCTGCGCAACCGGCCGGACCGAGCCCCCGAGCAGCTGCTGGGTGAGCCCTTGTTGGGCCCCTCCAACAA GCTGCTGCCCCAGAACTCGTGCTCGTGCGAGGTGGTGCCCGGCAGGAAGCTGCCCTTCCCCAAGCAGCTCTTCGGCCAGCTCTTCTCGCTGGAGTTCACCGCCGCCTTCAGCCCCACGGAGCTGGAGCGGATCCACAGCACCCGGGAGCAGGAGTACCAGAGCGACCAGCACCG GACCCAGTCTCCAGCTGACCAGCTGCTGATCGTCAGAGCCAACTCCCCGCTGGAGTACCCCGCCCAGGGCGTGGAGGTGCGCCCGCTCCGGACCATCCTCATCCCAG ggctcagcTTGCAGGCGGCCAGCAGGAAGCTGTATGAG GTGACCCTGACTGCCACCCTGGGCACCTTCAAcgtggcagcagtggtggggggggtgaaGGCACAGGGCGAGGGGGAGACGCGTCTCTCGCTGTCGAGCGACCAGCTGGACAACCTCAACCGCCAGCTGCAGTTCGTCACCTACACCAACACGCTCTTTCACCCCAACACCGCGGACACAg TGCAGTTTGCCACCAATGGGCACCAGGCGTCTTTCACCATCCGAATCCGCCACGCACCCACGCCCAAGCTCTATAATCCGGGCTCCCCGGGCGAAGGCGGAG cagaTTACAACATCACCGCCCTGGTCAGCATTGCGACCAAGACCTTCCTGCGGTACGACAAGCTGCGGGCGCTGATCGCCAGCATCCGCCGCTTCTACCCCACGGTGACCATCATCATCGCGGACGACAGCCAGCACCCCGAGCCCGTGGGCGGCCCCCACATTGAGCAGTACTTCATGCCCTTCGGCAAG ggctggtTCGCAGGGCGCAATCTGGCCATTTCCCAGGTCACCACCAAGTACGTGCTGTGGGTGGATGACGACTTCATTTTCACGCCCCGCACCAGGGTGGAGAAGCTGGTGGACGTGCTGGAGAAAACCAGCCTGGacctg GTGGGGGGCGCAGTGCGGGAGATCACGGGGTTCACCACCACCTACCGGCAGAAGATCAGCGTGCAGGCAGGGGGCGAGGAGGGTGACTGCCTGCAGATACGCCAGGGCTACTACCATCTCCTCGAGGGCTTCCCCGGCTGCGTGGTCACCGATGGCGTCGTCAACTTCTTCCTGGCCCGCACGGCCAAGGTGCTGCAGGTGGGGTTTGACCCCCGGCTCAGCCGTGTCGCCCACCTTG AGTTCTTCATCGACGGGCTGGGCGTGCTGCACGTGGGCTCGTGCGCCGACGTGGTGGTGGATCACGCCTCCAAGATCAAGCTGCCCTGGCAGAAGACGGAGAGCGAGAAGCAATACGCCAAGTTCCGCTACCCCACCTCGGCCGACAGCAGCGTCAAACGCAGCCTTTTCTACTTCAAAAACCACTTCAAGTGTATGACGGGCAACTAG